The Pirellulales bacterium genome segment TGATGGCCACGCGCCGTCCGCCCATGAACGGCTTCAAAGAAATATCGTGACAAAGGCCTTCTTGCATCCGCTTTTCTTTGGAGCCGATGAAGGCCTCGACCGGGATGAAGCTCTTGTCGGCCGGCCGCGATACGCGCAACAGATCAGGATGCGTGCCGGCCAAGACCTGCTGGCAGCCGGCACAGGTGCCGCACGGATCGAGCGCCGCGGCCGGATGCGTCTGACAGAGAAAGGCTTGCGCCAATCGTATGGCGAACGAGCGTTTGCCTATTCCAGCGGGCCCGACGAATAAAAACGTACTGGCCAACCGCCCCTGGGCCAGCATGGCGCGGAACTTCTCCACGACCTCGTCATGCCCTTCGATTCCTTGCCACGCCATTTCCGGTGTCCGTCCGTTCGGAAGAGATTCACCACGGAGACGCGGAGGCACGGAAAAGAATGCAAACGGCAGAATGATGAATGATGAATTCTAATCGGCCCGGTCAACCTCGTCACGATTTATCATTTTGCATTCATCATTCATCACTTCTCTTTCCTCTGTGCCTCCGCGTCTCCGTGGTGAACTGTTTTGCTCAATCACGCCACGCGGTAACGTAACGCCGGGCTGTCTTGGGTTTGTACTTCGTCGAGATTGGTCACGCGCAACCGGCCGTGCTGATAGAGGTATTCTACGTGCGCGCCGACTTCTTCCAGCGCCAACAGCGTGTTGAAGCCGATCGCGCGCGGATACATGATTTGGGTTACGTCGCTAATGGTGGCTGGCTGGGGCGCGTCGGCGATGGCTGTGGTGACGCGATCTAGCTTGCGTTCGTGGCTGACGCGGATCTCGTCGATACGGGTGTAGACATCGCGAATCGGCGTTTCATGGCCACCGAGCGCGATTTCAAAGCCTGGTAGGCGGCGCACTTTTTCCAGGGCTTCGAGATAGTGTCCCAACCCCGTGTAGGCCGTGATGCTTTCCGGGGCCTGATGCGGCGTAATGTGATTAAGGATGTGATCGGCGCTAATCAACACGTCGCCGATGGCGATGCAGACCTGGCCCGGGCAATGCCCGGGAGTATGGATGAAGCGCAGGCCGTCGAATTCCATGCCGTCGGCCAGAGTCATGTCGACCCGCACGCTGCGCACGTGTTTCTTGGAAAAGCCGTACATCTCCATCAGCATCGGTTCGAGATCGGCCGCCACGCCGGCCCGCTGCAGATACGTTTTGAGTGCTCGGGTGGCGACGATGACTCGTTCTTCGTAGGCAGTTAGCACCCAGCGATCCAGTGCGTGAATGCCGACCTCGGCGCCGGTCAACTCCAGCAGGTGAGAAAGTCCGCCGAAATGATCGATATGGCCGTGCGTCAGCAGGATGCGGCGGATGTCTTTCACACCGACTGGCTCGTGAAATTCGGTCCGTACCGTTTCCAACCCGGCCAGCACATGGCTATTGCAGTTGCCGTAACCGCTGCCAGTATCGATGAGCGTCAGCGGCCCGGCATCGAAGACCAGGTAGACGTAGGCAATAAAGTTGGGAAAGGCTTCGCAGGGAATGCGATAGATGCGGGTGCCCGAACTGGAGACAAACCGCTCGATAGCCGGAAGTTCGCTCATGCACTCCACACGCCGTTTGAACCCGAACAGCCACGCGGCGGGCAAGAGGGGCCTAACGCCGGCGGACTGGCGTGCTTTCTACCACCTGACCCGCCGCTGGGCAACGGCCCGGAGACTGCGGCTAGTTTTACGGGCCGCAAGACGCGGCAAACGGAAGAGACTAACCGCGAATCACACGAATTACACGAATGGGAAAAGACTGGAAAAGAATCGATCCATGCAAATCTTCAATGTACGGCTCGTATTTCTTCGTTCGTGCAATTCGTGTGATGCGTGGTTTATTTCTGCTTGCACGCCACCGCTGCGCGAGGCTTTGCCGCGGTAATCGGACCGAAATCGCCGGGCCGCGATGATCGGCGACCTGACTACCCAAACAATTGTGCCACTGGCTCGCCGCCGTCGACGAATTTGATGGGGCGGCCGATTGAGCTCATGTTCTCGGTCGCCGGATTGATGCCCAGGCTTTTGCAGAACGTCTGGAACAAGTCCTGCACCGAGACGGGGTGATCGGTCACAGCTGCGCCTCCGGCGTCGGTGTGACCGATCACTTGCCCGCCGCGGATGCCACCCCCAGCCAAAGCGACATTGAACGCTCGCGGAAAATGGTCTCGCCCTCCCCTGGGATTGATCTTGGGGGTGCGGCCGAATTCACCCATCCAGATCACCAGGGTCTTGTCGAGCATGCCGCGCTGTTTGAGATCGGCGATGAGCGCGGCGACGGGCTGGTCGATCTGACCGCACAGGTTGCCGGTGCGCTCGAAGACATTATCGTGCGTGTCCCAATTTCCG includes the following:
- a CDS encoding MBL fold metallo-hydrolase; protein product: MSELPAIERFVSSSGTRIYRIPCEAFPNFIAYVYLVFDAGPLTLIDTGSGYGNCNSHVLAGLETVRTEFHEPVGVKDIRRILLTHGHIDHFGGLSHLLELTGAEVGIHALDRWVLTAYEERVIVATRALKTYLQRAGVAADLEPMLMEMYGFSKKHVRSVRVDMTLADGMEFDGLRFIHTPGHCPGQVCIAIGDVLISADHILNHITPHQAPESITAYTGLGHYLEALEKVRRLPGFEIALGGHETPIRDVYTRIDEIRVSHERKLDRVTTAIADAPQPATISDVTQIMYPRAIGFNTLLALEEVGAHVEYLYQHGRLRVTNLDEVQTQDSPALRYRVA
- a CDS encoding DUF1501 domain-containing protein; this translates as NTKLTTAAPRFQRRLGLLAKLESSYATSGAEQEVADHQKLYAKAARMVTSDRMAAFQLDQEPDAERDRYGRTDFGSACLLARRLVAGGVTFVEVSHGNWDTHDNVFERTGNLCGQIDQPVAALIADLKQRGMLDKTLVIWMGEFGRTPKINPRGGRDHFPRAFNVALAGGGIRGGQVIGHTDAGGAAVTDHPVSVQDLFQTFCKSLGINPATENMSSIGRPIKFVDGGEPVAQLFG